The DNA sequence ACGCAAGGGCGGACGTGACGGTAGAGCCGACCGACGAAGCGGACGCAGGAGCGAAACCCATGATGAAACACCTGTGAAGCCGGGGGAGACGAGACGCCGCGCGGGACCGGCGATCGTCAAAGATACGAGTGGGTTGCGCGGCCTCTCAGGCGGCTGCAGGACGCAGAAACGCGCGGCAGGAGGATGTAGGAGGGTAGGGTGTGCGGTGAAGTAGCGCACGACGGCGGGCACCCTTGCCCAGAGACGCGAATGAAGGGCGTCTCGGATCACCCCGACCACGAGCAGCCCGATCCGTCCATGGCAGAATGGGACAGGAGTGGCGGAAGGCCCCGCCAGGCGGTCAACAGCAGAATGGGACCGAAGTGCGGGAGATCTCGTTCGACGGGTGGACCCTCAGGCGGCTCAGCGCTGCCCTTCCAGCAGCCGATCATACAACCCCCGCGGCAACAGCCTCCCCAGCCGCGCCGCCATCGCCACCGGAAACGGGAACGAGAACGACTTCCTGCGCGCCAGGATCGCGCGGGTCATGCGCTCCACGGCGTCGTCCAGCTCCAACCCGAAGGGCCGCTTGGCGAAGCTGTGCTCGGTCATGGGCGTGCGCACCCAGCCCGGGTTGATCACGGTGACATCCACGCCGGTACCCCGCAGCTCGATGCGCAACGATTCGAAATAAGAAGTCATGGCCGCTTTGGAGGACGCGTAGGCCGCTCGGAAGGGCAGTCCGCCGTATCCAGCCACGCTGCTCACGCACACCAGGTGCCCCCTGCCCTCCTCCAGCATGCGGGGCAACACCGGATCCACAAAGTGCACGGCGCCCAGCACGTTCACGTCGTAGACGCGCCGCACGGCAGCCGCGTCCACCGGCCGTTGGGTGCGCTCCTGCTGCACACCCGCGTTGGCCACCAACAGATCCACGGGCCCCAGCTCCGCTTCGCAGCGACGCACCGCGTCCAGGGCGGCAGCGGCGTCGGCGACGTCACAGGGGATGGCCAGGGACCGACAGCCGTGGCCGGTCACGGCATCGGCCACCTGCTCCAGCAGGTCGGAGCGTCGGGCCACCAGCGCGAGGTCGAAGCCCTCACGGGCCAACGCGCGAGCGAGTCCGCTCCCGAGTCCGGAAGACGCCCCGGTGATCAACGCCACGCCCACGGGCCCCTCCACGACGGGAGAACGAAAAAGGGGTCCGGAGCGGACCCCTTGGGCGGATGCCGGAGGAGGGACTCGAACCCCCGACACGCGGATTATGATTCCGCTGCTCTAACCGACTGAGCTACTCCGGCGAAGGGCAGGAAACCTAATCCCGCCCTCTGGGGTTGCCAACCCTGGAACCCGGGCCTTTCCGTTCGGAACCGGGGCCGTTCCGTTCCCCGCGCGCGATCCAGGAGGACCCCGATGGACCTGCTCCCCTTCCTCTGGCCGGTGGTGGCCGTGGCCGGTGTCGGCGTCCTGACCGGCTTCCGCATCCTGTGGGAGTACGAGCGCGGCGTCGTGTTCCGCTTGGGCAAGCTCAAGCGCGCCAAAGGGCCGGGCCTGGTGTTCCTGGTGCCGTTCGGGATCGAACGGCTCCGGAAGATGGACCTGCGCATCGTCGCGCTGGACATCGCGCCCCAGGATACGATCACCAAGGACAACGTCAGCGTGAAGGTCAACGCCGTCGTCTATTTTCGGGTTTCCGACCCGGCCAAGGCGGTCGTCGAGATCGAAGACTACTACTTCGCCACCAGTCAGTTGGCCCAGACCACGCTGCGCAGCGTGATCGGTCAGTCCGAGCTCGACGAGCTGCTCGCCGAACGCGAACAGATCAACGAGATCGTGCGCGGCATCATCGACCAGGGCACCGACCCGTGGGGGATCGAGGTCACGGGCGTCGAGATCAAGGACATCGACCTGCCCCAGGAGATGAAGCGCGCCATGGCCAAACAAGCCGAGGCCGAGCGCGAGCGGCGCGGCAAGGTCATCGCCGCGGAAGGGGAGTACCAGGCCTCCAAGAAGCTGGCCCTGGCCGCCGACGTGATCTCGAAACACCCGGCCGCGCTGCAACTGCGCTTCCTGCAGACCGCGGTAGAGGTCGCTGCCGAGAACAACTCCACCACCCTGTTCCCCATTCCCATCGACCTGTTCCGTCCTCTGATCGAGAAGGCCACCGGTGTGAAGGGCGGCGGCATTCCCTTGGACGAAGACGAGGAGGCGGGGGAAGGTGAAGACGCGGAGGAAGGCTCTGTGCGAGCGCTCCCCGATGGCGCCGAGCGCGCGGCCCTGGCCTCGGCTGCCAAGAAGGCGTTGGGTCTCGAACCCGGCGACGCGCGTCGGCGCGCCCGCCTCCCGGCGAGCGACGACGACAACTCAGAGGAGTGAGCCCGGCGGGCTGCGCTCAGCTCTCGCTGTCCGTGCGCGGCTCTCGGTCTTCGTCGGGGGGCCCGCCCGAATCGGGCGCGACCTGATAGAGCACTTCCCCGTCGCGAATGAACCCGAAGCGCTCGCGCGCAATGCGCTCGAGCACGGCCGGATCGTTGTTCAGCGAGTCCGCCCACGCCCTCAGCGAGTCGTTCACGTGGCGCAGGCGCGCCAGCTCGGCTTCGGTTTCCTCGATCTCTGCGCGCGCTCGCCGCACGTCGAAGATCGTGTACTCCCCTCCGAACACCACGAAGTAGAGCGCGATGCCGAAGACCGCCGGAAGCAGATAGCGTCCCCAGCGACGGGGAGGCCGAGGCTCGCTCGGGCGACTCATCCCCAGAGGCTCCTCCCGGGATAGCGCGCCCGGCTTCCCAACTCCTCCTCGATGCGCAGAAGCTGGTTGTACTTGGCTACTCGATCCGTGCGGCTCGCACTTCCGGTCTTGATCTGTCCGGCACCGGTCGCCACGGCCAGGTCGGCGATGAACGTGTCTTCCGTCTCACCCGAGCGGTGGGAGATCACCGAGCGGTAGCCTGCCCGGGTGGCGAGGCCGATGGCCTCCAGCGTCTCGGTCAGCGTGCCGATCTGATTCACCTTGATCAGGATGGCATTGGCCACTCCCTGGTCGATGCCTCTCTGCAAGCGTTCCGAGTTCGTCACGAAGAGGTCG is a window from the Gemmatimonadota bacterium genome containing:
- a CDS encoding SDR family NAD(P)-dependent oxidoreductase, whose translation is MGVALITGASSGLGSGLARALAREGFDLALVARRSDLLEQVADAVTGHGCRSLAIPCDVADAAAALDAVRRCEAELGPVDLLVANAGVQQERTQRPVDAAAVRRVYDVNVLGAVHFVDPVLPRMLEEGRGHLVCVSSVAGYGGLPFRAAYASSKAAMTSYFESLRIELRGTGVDVTVINPGWVRTPMTEHSFAKRPFGLELDDAVERMTRAILARRKSFSFPFPVAMAARLGRLLPRGLYDRLLEGQR
- a CDS encoding slipin family protein, whose amino-acid sequence is MDLLPFLWPVVAVAGVGVLTGFRILWEYERGVVFRLGKLKRAKGPGLVFLVPFGIERLRKMDLRIVALDIAPQDTITKDNVSVKVNAVVYFRVSDPAKAVVEIEDYYFATSQLAQTTLRSVIGQSELDELLAEREQINEIVRGIIDQGTDPWGIEVTGVEIKDIDLPQEMKRAMAKQAEAERERRGKVIAAEGEYQASKKLALAADVISKHPAALQLRFLQTAVEVAAENNSTTLFPIPIDLFRPLIEKATGVKGGGIPLDEDEEAGEGEDAEEGSVRALPDGAERAALASAAKKALGLEPGDARRRARLPASDDDNSEE
- a CDS encoding septum formation initiator family protein gives rise to the protein MSRPSEPRPPRRWGRYLLPAVFGIALYFVVFGGEYTIFDVRRARAEIEETEAELARLRHVNDSLRAWADSLNNDPAVLERIARERFGFIRDGEVLYQVAPDSGGPPDEDREPRTDSES